A single Lentimicrobium sp. L6 DNA region contains:
- the napH gene encoding quinol dehydrogenase ferredoxin subunit NapH, which produces MTNVIFNNRFLILRRISQVGILFLFVGANLFAWNVLVGDLSSARVFDVFHLTDPHAIIQMLFAGFIVGTDALIGGLIILLFYALFAGRAFCSWICPMNMVTDTALWLRKKWRLNEIQFNTPIKRNIRYWVLILGLVLSLISGVAAFEFVSPVAMLHRGIIFGMGFGWAAIAVIFLFDLLVLKNGWCGHVCPIGAFYSFTGKFHWIKVQHTVENCTDCLDCIKACPEPQVLRIIGKESGAISNSECTNCGRCIEVCNDYALKFIKKEKIQEEK; this is translated from the coding sequence ATGACTAATGTAATATTTAATAACCGTTTTTTAATCCTAAGGCGAATCAGTCAGGTGGGAATTCTCTTCCTTTTTGTTGGAGCGAACCTTTTTGCCTGGAATGTATTGGTTGGAGATTTAAGTTCAGCTCGTGTTTTCGATGTATTCCATTTAACAGATCCACATGCCATCATTCAGATGCTATTTGCAGGATTTATTGTGGGAACCGATGCATTGATTGGTGGACTTATCATACTCCTTTTCTATGCACTATTTGCCGGAAGAGCATTTTGTAGTTGGATTTGTCCTATGAATATGGTTACGGATACCGCATTATGGTTACGTAAAAAATGGCGTTTAAACGAAATTCAATTTAATACACCTATCAAAAGAAATATCAGATATTGGGTTCTTATTTTAGGACTTGTTTTATCACTTATTTCTGGAGTAGCGGCATTTGAATTCGTTAGCCCTGTTGCCATGTTACATAGAGGAATTATTTTTGGAATGGGATTTGGCTGGGCAGCTATTGCTGTCATTTTCTTATTCGATTTATTAGTATTGAAAAATGGATGGTGCGGGCATGTTTGTCCAATAGGTGCATTCTATTCTTTCACTGGAAAGTTTCACTGGATTAAAGTGCAACATACGGTTGAGAATTGTACCGATTGTTTGGATTGTATAAAAGCCTGTCCTGAACCTCAAGTACTAAGAATTATTGGTAAAGAAAGCGGAGCTATTTCTAATTCTGAATGTACCAACTGCGGAAGATGTATTGAAGTTTGTAATGATTATGCTTTGAAATTTATTAAAAAAGAAAAGATACAGGAGGAAAAATAA
- the napG gene encoding ferredoxin-type protein NapG, with amino-acid sequence MQKQTKNTSRREAILKVFQGAGILSLGGLVWGAYLNKAKASKLVLRPPAAMKEDDFLRACIKCGACVQACPYETLRLAQPQEEIPVGTPYFDPRLVPCHMCVDVPCVPVCPTNALDIQKLIPEGETTIPQNMDVNKMDVGVAMIDEKSCIAFWGIQCDACYRACPLINEAISLDFERNERTGKHAFLKPRINPDICTGCGKCEHACVTEKAAIFVLPREVAEGKAGNFYIKGWEKNDEVRLRTDKDESTIKGRTNDEDYLNDWEDLIDD; translated from the coding sequence ATGCAAAAGCAAACTAAAAATACAAGTCGACGAGAAGCCATCTTGAAAGTTTTTCAAGGCGCGGGAATTTTGAGTCTCGGTGGATTGGTTTGGGGAGCCTACCTGAATAAGGCCAAAGCCTCCAAATTAGTTCTCAGACCACCTGCTGCTATGAAAGAAGACGACTTTCTAAGAGCATGCATCAAATGTGGTGCTTGCGTTCAGGCTTGCCCTTATGAGACATTGAGATTGGCACAACCTCAGGAAGAAATTCCCGTGGGAACTCCATATTTCGATCCTCGTTTGGTACCATGTCACATGTGCGTTGATGTCCCTTGCGTTCCTGTTTGCCCAACTAATGCTCTTGATATTCAAAAACTCATTCCTGAAGGAGAAACAACAATTCCGCAAAATATGGATGTGAATAAAATGGATGTGGGAGTAGCTATGATAGATGAAAAATCGTGTATTGCCTTTTGGGGAATACAATGCGATGCTTGCTATCGTGCTTGTCCTCTCATTAATGAGGCCATTAGTTTAGATTTTGAAAGAAATGAAAGAACAGGAAAACATGCCTTCCTAAAACCTAGAATAAACCCAGATATATGCACCGGATGTGGCAAATGCGAACATGCATGTGTTACCGAAAAGGCAGCAATCTTTGTGTTACCTCGTGAGGTGGCTGAAGGAAAAGCTGGGAATTTTTATATTAAAGGTTGGGAGAAAAACGACGAAGTCCGTTTAAGAACAGATAAAGATGAATCTACTATCAAAGGTAGAACCAATGATGAAGATTATTTAAATGATTGGGAGGATTTGATAGATGACTAA